In a single window of the Fusarium falciforme chromosome 3, complete sequence genome:
- a CDS encoding Carboxylic ester hydrolase, translated as MKPASSLLTAALAALNFCSTEAAHYPTEQSLTVKTTSGKLTGFINQTAPAVRQFLGIPYAEPPLNSRRFQPPRRIKSNGHVSAKKYAPSCMQPISKNPTVYTENMPEFLTNGGDSEDCLYLNVYAPLEPVSKRLPVFIYIPGGGFTGGGADSLYKIPDKWIQRTQGHIVVTMNYRVNLFGFPNAKAAHQNVGLLDQRMVVEWTRDNIAAFGGDVNKMILWGQSAGGASVGMYGYSYPDDLIVQGLISDSGSTSTLAKPFGNYSDFSTLASLTGCGGLADREELKCMQRVDASVLQEVYSNTSSVSFTPVADNVTAFSNTTDRLARGLVTRVPWIMGNNANEGAGFGAYNASGVSPSQVAIGLQAITCPVATEIRVRAQFGYPTYRYYYTGNFSNVSPLPWIGATHSAELPLLFGTHYEYRGNSTEYEWEVASGMQALWLSFAQNPHKAPRDGNGITWPLYKPGQEKMVVFAEKGEKWFQLKDESINDNQCRR; from the exons ATGAAGCctgcctcttctcttctcacgGCCGCCCTGGCCGCGCTCAATTTCTGTTCGACCGAGGCTGCACACTACCCAACTGAGCAATCCCTGACGGTCAAGACAACCAGTGGAAAACTCACGGGATTCATCAATCAAACAGCTCCTGCTGTCCGTCAATTTCTAGGCATTCCTTATGCGGAACCTCCCCTGAACTCTCGACGCTTCCAGCCACCTCGACGGATCAAGAGCAATGGCCATGTCTCAGCAAAGAAATACGCCCCATCTTGCATGCAGCCTATCAGCAAGAATCCGACTGTGTACACGGAGAATATGCCCGAGTTTCTCACCAATGGCGGGGATTCTGAGGATTGCTTATACTTGAACGTATATGCACCTCTTGAGCCCGTTTCTAAGCGACTGCCTGTCTTCATTTACATTCCTGGCGGCGGCTTCACAGGCGGCGGTGCAGACTCTCTCTACAAGATCCCCGATAAATGGATCCAACGAACACAGGGTCACATCGTCGTCACCATGAACTACCGTGTCAATCTATTTGGTTTCCCCAACGCCAAAGCAGCGCATCAGAACGTGGGATTGCTTGATCAGCGAATGGTGGTTGAATGGACACGGGACAACATTGCAGCTTTCGGTGGCGACGTCAACAAGATGATTCTATGGGGACAGTCTGCTGGTGGTGCTTCTGTTGGAATGTACGGATACTCATACCCAGACGACTTGATTGTCCAGGGATTGATCTCCGACTCTGGCTCAACAAGCACCTTGGCCAAGCCTTTCGGAAACTATTCGGACTTTAGCACCCTTGCAAGCCTGACGGGCTGCGGCGGTCTAGCGGATAGGGAGGAGCTCAAGTGCATGCAGCGTGTTGATGCTTCTGTTCTCCAGGAAGTATACTCCAACACTTCTAGCGTCTCTTTTACACCCGTCGCAGACAATGTGACGGCTTTCTCAAACACCACTGACAGGCTGGCAAGAGGATTGGTTACAAGAGTG CCATGGATCATGGGCAACAATGCGAATGAAGGTGCCGGTTTTGGAGCCTACAATGCAAGCGGAGTATCCCCTTCTCAGGTCGCCATCGGTCTACAAGCCATCACTTGCCCGGTAGCGACTGAGATAAG AGTACGGGCACAATTTGGATACCCGACCTATCGATACTACTATACTGGAAACTTTTCCAACGTCTCACCTTTGCCCTGGATTGGTGCAACCCACAGCG CCGAgctccctcttctcttcggGACACACTATGAATATCGTGGAAATTCCACCGAGTACGAATGGGAAGTGGCCTCCGGCATGCAAG CTCTCTGGCTATCGTTTGCTCAGAACCCCCACAAAGCCCCTCGGGATGGAAACGGGATTACTTGGCCGCTGTATAAGCCAGGGCAAGAGAAGATGGTGGTATTTGCGGAGAAGGGTGAGAAATGGTTTCAGCTAAAGGACGAGTCTATCAACGACAACCAATGTCGACGCTGA